The following proteins are encoded in a genomic region of Methanobrevibacter boviskoreani JH1:
- a CDS encoding beta-class carbonic anhydrase gives MMIDEVLKANEEFTKNFEGEELGHLPKKKLAILTCMDTRLVNFLEPALGIERGDAKIIKNAGNTIVGEDAVRSIAAAIYSLGAEEVMVIGHTNCGMAHADEEKIINKMLEMGISKEEIDKVDIKEWIGAIDGEESNVIKTVDIIKNHPLITDEVPIHGLIIDIVSGELKVLVDGRE, from the coding sequence ATGATGATAGATGAAGTTTTAAAGGCAAATGAGGAATTTACTAAGAACTTTGAAGGTGAAGAATTGGGACATCTTCCTAAGAAAAAATTAGCAATATTAACATGTATGGATACACGATTAGTTAACTTTTTAGAACCAGCATTAGGTATTGAAAGAGGAGATGCAAAGATCATTAAAAATGCAGGAAATACCATTGTTGGTGAAGATGCAGTCAGATCAATTGCAGCAGCCATTTACTCCCTAGGGGCTGAGGAGGTGATGGTTATAGGCCATACTAATTGTGGAATGGCACATGCAGATGAGGAGAAAATAATCAATAAAATGCTTGAGATGGGAATTTCCAAAGAGGAAATTGATAAGGTTGACATTAAGGAATGGATTGGCGCAATAGATGGTGAGGAATCCAATGTTATAAAAACGGTTGACATAATTAAAAACCATCCATTGATTACAGATGAGGTACCTATACATGGGTTAATAATTGATATTGTAAGTGGCGAATTAAAAGTATTGGTAGATGGAAGAGAGTAA
- the ade gene encoding adenine deaminase, protein MEKVIVANMVDVEFNDMYPAEIYIEDGYIKDVIPIVTSDPTDVDLDFEGILLPGFIDSHIHIESSMLTPANFAKACIRHGTTSVIADDHEIANVLGVKGINFMIENGYTVPFDFFYAAPSCVPATNFETSGAVLDSEIVKMVLRFDDVVSLGEMMNFPGVLAGDEEVFKKIEYAKKLNKPVDGHAPLLSGEDLKTYIGAGISTDHESSSFDEAIEKKKLGMKVMVREGSSAKNFDDILNLNDRKIFWANTEEGSNLSHSDFNILIKNPIFDFLVSDDKNPVDLEKGHLNLLVKRLIDLDVFPIEAIKMVTINPAKHYNLDVGSISIGKRANFVLIDNFKNFNVLKTFVGGECVYDNGHVLFNAPPAQLENTFRLSEKSPEDFDVKVELKEGTVKARVIKVLDGSLITDQTIKELDVMDHIVQENVDRDILKIAVANRYGQDTVANGFVKGFNIKDGAFASSVAHDSHNIVVVGTNTRDMAKAVNIIRENQGGLAVVAQKKDIKEILELPLAGLMCNDNVETVSLKLQNLQNILKVLGCELKAPFMTMSFLALLVLPSLKLSDKGLFDSNNFEFVDLIVDEDN, encoded by the coding sequence ATGGAAAAGGTTATAGTTGCAAATATGGTTGATGTTGAATTTAATGATATGTATCCTGCCGAGATATATATTGAAGATGGATATATTAAAGATGTAATTCCGATTGTTACAAGTGATCCTACAGATGTGGATTTGGATTTTGAGGGCATCTTACTTCCGGGATTTATTGACAGTCATATCCACATTGAAAGTTCAATGCTTACACCTGCAAATTTTGCAAAGGCTTGTATACGTCATGGTACTACCTCAGTTATAGCTGACGATCATGAAATTGCTAATGTTCTAGGTGTTAAAGGAATCAATTTCATGATTGAAAATGGATACACGGTCCCTTTTGACTTTTTCTATGCTGCACCAAGCTGTGTGCCGGCAACCAACTTTGAAACCTCCGGTGCGGTTCTTGATAGTGAAATAGTTAAAATGGTTTTAAGATTTGATGATGTGGTATCACTCGGGGAGATGATGAACTTTCCAGGTGTACTTGCAGGTGATGAAGAGGTATTTAAGAAGATTGAATATGCCAAGAAACTAAATAAACCAGTGGATGGTCATGCTCCACTTCTTTCAGGTGAAGATTTAAAAACTTATATTGGTGCAGGTATATCTACTGACCATGAATCTTCAAGTTTTGATGAGGCTATTGAAAAAAAGAAATTAGGTATGAAGGTAATGGTCCGTGAGGGATCATCTGCTAAAAATTTTGACGATATCTTAAATCTAAACGATAGAAAAATCTTCTGGGCCAATACCGAAGAGGGTTCTAACCTATCCCATTCTGACTTCAATATCCTTATTAAAAATCCGATATTCGATTTCCTTGTATCTGATGATAAAAATCCCGTTGATTTGGAGAAGGGTCACTTAAACTTACTTGTAAAAAGACTTATTGATTTGGATGTCTTCCCAATTGAGGCTATTAAGATGGTTACAATAAATCCTGCAAAACATTATAATCTGGATGTGGGATCAATTTCAATTGGAAAAAGAGCAAACTTTGTTTTGATTGATAATTTTAAGAATTTCAATGTTTTAAAAACATTTGTTGGCGGTGAATGTGTATATGATAATGGGCATGTTTTATTTAATGCACCTCCAGCTCAACTTGAAAACACCTTTAGATTATCAGAAAAATCACCAGAGGATTTTGATGTAAAAGTTGAACTTAAGGAAGGTACTGTCAAAGCACGTGTAATTAAGGTTTTAGACGGTTCTTTAATTACAGATCAAACAATTAAAGAATTGGATGTAATGGATCATATTGTTCAGGAAAATGTAGATAGGGATATTTTAAAGATAGCCGTTGCAAATAGATATGGACAGGATACTGTTGCAAATGGATTTGTTAAGGGATTCAATATTAAGGATGGTGCATTTGCCTCTTCCGTAGCTCATGATTCTCATAATATAGTTGTGGTTGGAACCAATACTAGAGACATGGCTAAGGCAGTTAATATTATTAGAGAAAACCAGGGAGGACTTGCTGTAGTCGCTCAGAAAAAAGATATTAAAGAAATCTTGGAATTACCTTTAGCAGGTTTAATGTGTAATGATAATGTTGAAACTGTATCATTAAAGTTGCAGAATCTTCAAAATATATTAAAGGTTCTTGGTTGTGAACTTAAAGCGCCATTTATGACGATGTCCTTTTTAGCACTTCTAGTACTTCCTTCACTTAAATTATCAGACAAAGGTTTATTTGATTCTAATAATTTTGAATTTGTAGATTTGATAGTTGATGAGGATAATTAA
- a CDS encoding ABC transporter ATP-binding protein produces the protein MNILKAENISFGYIEKRPILKGLDFEMNNSEVVGLFGDSGSGKSTFCKILTRFIQDYSGKITINNNEIESGFNPVQLIFQHPEKVMNPKWKMNKIIRESWNPTDDILDEFGIKKDWFDRYPSELSGGEQQRFSILRALNPKTQFVIADEITTMLDAVTQVQIWESLLKIAKEKQVGVLVVSHDYNLLNRITDRIVYLDNINNI, from the coding sequence ATGAATATCCTTAAAGCCGAAAATATCTCATTCGGATATATTGAAAAAAGACCAATTTTAAAAGGCCTTGATTTTGAAATGAATAATAGTGAGGTAGTAGGATTATTTGGTGATAGTGGTTCTGGAAAATCAACATTCTGCAAGATTTTAACAAGATTCATTCAGGATTATTCCGGCAAGATTACAATTAATAATAATGAAATTGAAAGTGGATTTAATCCAGTTCAACTTATTTTCCAACATCCCGAGAAGGTTATGAATCCCAAATGGAAAATGAATAAAATTATTAGGGAATCCTGGAATCCGACAGATGACATCTTAGATGAATTTGGTATTAAAAAAGATTGGTTTGACAGATATCCTTCAGAACTATCTGGTGGAGAGCAACAAAGATTTAGCATACTTAGGGCATTAAATCCAAAAACACAATTTGTTATTGCAGATGAAATAACAACAATGTTAGATGCAGTAACACAAGTACAAATCTGGGAAAGCCTACTTAAAATAGCAAAAGAAAAACAGGTTGGAGTTCTAGTGGTAAGTCACGATTATAACTTACTTAATAGAATTACAGATAGAATTGTATATTTAGATAATATTAACAATATATAA
- a CDS encoding ABC transporter permease, with the protein MRRNKNQNGPWVLYHANLRTKTLVIIIIASLILISVFLSNFLIDPNSLTTDFANINQAPSFEHIFGTDWMGRDMFTRTLLGLGLSIGVGAFAALISTVVAIILGILSSVNKVADEFVAAVIDLFGSIPHILLIILISISCGGGYYGVIMGVGLTHWTPLARVLRAEIKQIKTMDYIKLSEEFGKSKLWIAKEHIFPLIISQIIVGVILMFPHAIMHEASISFLGFGLPPHQPAIGIILAESMNYLSTGAWWLAFYPGLSLLILVLLFDLIGENVNKLLNPQSAQT; encoded by the coding sequence TTGAGAAGGAATAAAAATCAAAATGGACCATGGGTACTTTATCATGCAAACCTCAGAACTAAAACCCTTGTAATAATAATCATTGCTTCATTAATTCTAATTAGTGTATTTTTAAGCAATTTCCTAATTGACCCCAATAGTTTAACAACAGATTTTGCAAATATTAACCAAGCACCATCTTTCGAACATATATTCGGAACAGATTGGATGGGCAGAGATATGTTTACACGTACATTACTTGGATTAGGTCTAAGTATTGGAGTAGGAGCTTTTGCTGCATTAATAAGTACTGTTGTAGCAATTATATTAGGCATTTTATCCAGTGTCAATAAAGTTGCAGATGAGTTTGTAGCTGCAGTAATTGATTTATTCGGTTCAATTCCACATATTTTACTAATCATACTAATTTCAATTAGTTGTGGAGGAGGTTACTACGGTGTAATCATGGGTGTAGGTCTAACTCATTGGACCCCACTTGCAAGAGTATTAAGGGCAGAAATTAAACAGATAAAAACAATGGATTATATTAAATTGTCTGAGGAATTTGGAAAATCCAAATTATGGATTGCTAAAGAACATATTTTCCCTCTAATAATATCCCAGATTATTGTTGGAGTAATATTGATGTTCCCACATGCTATTATGCATGAGGCAAGTATTTCATTTTTAGGATTTGGACTACCACCACACCAACCTGCAATTGGTATTATCCTTGCAGAATCAATGAACTATTTAAGTACAGGAGCTTGGTGGTTAGCATTCTATCCAGGATTATCATTATTAATATTAGTATTATTATTTGATCTTATTGGTGAGAATGTGAACAAATTATTAAATCCCCAAAGTGCACAGACATAA
- a CDS encoding oligopeptide/dipeptide ABC transporter ATP-binding protein, which yields MEKLLEVRHLSISFNQYFKGLEQRKLKVLSDLSLDIYENEILAVLGASGSGKSLLAHAILGILPPNANVKGEMKYKGESLTPQLQETVRGKSLCLIPQSVNYLNPLMRVKDQAVGNIEDESKKKAIYEKQRKIFENYGLKPEVDEMYPFQLSGGMARKVLISTALLNNPDTIIADEPTPGLDEKSVNETINNLIDLKDKGTGILLITHDINTAIKTSDRIAIIYLGYVIEITRTENFKNNGENLMHPYTKALFDALPETNFKLTKGHQPSYMHIPKGCPYQENCSLKTEECVNEVPKLRELNGNMIRCNHPLTGEE from the coding sequence ATGGAAAAATTATTAGAAGTAAGACATCTTTCAATATCATTTAACCAATATTTTAAAGGTTTAGAACAGAGAAAACTAAAGGTTTTATCTGACTTAAGTTTAGATATTTATGAAAATGAGATTTTAGCTGTTCTTGGAGCCAGCGGTTCTGGAAAAAGTTTACTTGCACATGCAATCCTTGGAATATTGCCTCCTAATGCCAATGTTAAAGGAGAGATGAAATATAAAGGTGAAAGCTTAACGCCCCAATTACAGGAGACAGTTAGAGGAAAGAGCCTATGTCTAATTCCACAATCAGTTAACTATCTAAATCCTTTGATGAGAGTTAAAGACCAAGCAGTTGGAAATATTGAAGATGAAAGTAAGAAAAAGGCCATTTATGAAAAACAGAGAAAAATCTTTGAAAATTATGGCTTAAAACCAGAAGTAGACGAGATGTATCCATTCCAACTTTCAGGAGGAATGGCAAGAAAAGTTCTCATATCCACTGCATTACTTAACAATCCAGACACCATAATTGCAGATGAACCAACACCAGGTCTTGATGAAAAATCTGTCAATGAAACCATTAATAACTTGATTGACTTAAAGGACAAGGGAACAGGTATTCTACTAATTACACATGACATTAATACTGCAATAAAAACTAGTGATAGAATAGCTATCATTTATCTCGGATATGTAATTGAGATAACCAGAACAGAGAACTTCAAAAACAATGGTGAAAACCTTATGCATCCCTATACCAAAGCATTATTTGACGCTTTACCTGAAACCAATTTCAAACTAACCAAAGGACATCAGCCATCATATATGCATATTCCGAAAGGATGCCCATATCAGGAAAATTGCAGTTTGAAAACTGAGGAATGTGTAAATGAAGTTCCAAAATTAAGGGAACTTAATGGTAATATGATAAGATGTAATCATCCACTAACAGGAGAGGAATAA
- a CDS encoding type III restriction-modification system endonuclease yields the protein MKLKFNSNLKYQKEAVKAVTDLFKGQNSMLSYFTVTGQQGIYGVGNGQGVGNKLDISTEDILKNLRKVQQYHKLALSDSLEKGHLDFNIEMETGTGKTYVYLRTIFELNKLYGFTKFIVVVPSVAIKEGVFKTIQITRDHFKELYDNVIYDSFIYDSSKLEQVRNFAVSSNIQIMIINIDSFNKSFTKGSLDSSKKTNNTNIIHREQDKLNGYKPIELIAETNPIVIIDEPQSVMGGKGEEAISYLNPLCTLRYSATHKEIQNLVYKLDSVEAFEQHLVKGIEVAGFESLDYHNKAYIKLISVKNNKNKITAQLEIDANVKGSIKRKKITVHDGDDLSEVKLTNRDIYNGYTVDEIYCGEGNEYVSFTPKDLILKIGQSVGDVDDLTLKRAQIRKTIEEHFDKELILNKRGIKVLSLFFIDKVANYRQYDKDGNPIKGPYARIFEEEYKKVIKKPKYSTLYNDIDLTLKAEEVHNGYFSVDKKGKVKDSHETKKGKLRANKDDESTFNLIMRDKEKLLSFDSPLKFIFSHSALREGWDNPNVFQICTLNETSSTMKKRQEIGRGLRLCVNQEGERIHDDSINILTVMANESYEDFAKSLQSEMEEETGIKFGVIDEYAFAHISMENNKGEVKPIDKQGSLELFNHFKLKNYINGRGKVQDALKVAVNKGTVDVPEKYASIKNQIVEVLSSRTKKLPIKNADKKRKVKVNKRVFLSDDFKEFWDKIKHKTSYSVDFNTDELVDNCSSALSEELDVKKPKLIYTKTGLTIDASGVNVNEDGKIPSSVVYTEEEEVALPDIITFLQNETYLTRKTIVNVLIESKTLNQFKRNPQEYMEESLKIIKREMNKLLVDGIKYTELDDYYSQELFTNDELFGYLEKNMIESERSVYDYVVYDSDVEKEFAENLERDPEVLIYTKLPGWFKINTPIGGYNPDWAILLNDDGQKKMYFVIETKGNTDSSSLRPTESAKIKCGRKHFAALKSGVKYDVADSYKKFKTNCV from the coding sequence ATGAAACTTAAATTTAATTCTAATCTTAAATATCAAAAGGAAGCTGTTAAAGCGGTTACTGATTTATTTAAAGGTCAAAATTCTATGTTGTCTTATTTTACTGTAACTGGTCAACAAGGAATTTATGGTGTAGGTAATGGTCAGGGAGTAGGAAATAAATTGGATATAAGTACTGAAGATATTTTAAAAAATTTAAGAAAGGTACAACAATATCATAAGCTTGCTCTAAGTGATTCATTGGAAAAAGGACATTTAGATTTTAATATTGAAATGGAGACTGGTACTGGTAAGACTTATGTTTATCTTAGAACAATTTTTGAATTAAATAAGTTATATGGTTTTACTAAGTTTATTGTTGTTGTGCCAAGTGTTGCTATTAAAGAAGGAGTATTTAAAACAATTCAAATTACTCGTGATCATTTTAAAGAGTTATATGATAATGTGATTTATGATTCTTTTATTTATGATAGTTCTAAATTAGAACAGGTTAGAAATTTTGCTGTAAGTTCTAATATTCAGATTATGATTATTAATATTGATTCATTTAATAAGAGTTTCACTAAAGGTAGTTTAGATTCTTCTAAAAAAACTAATAATACTAATATTATTCATAGAGAGCAAGATAAGTTAAATGGTTATAAACCTATTGAGTTAATTGCTGAGACTAATCCTATTGTTATTATTGATGAACCTCAATCTGTTATGGGTGGAAAAGGTGAGGAGGCAATAAGTTATTTAAATCCATTATGTACATTAAGATATTCTGCTACTCATAAAGAAATTCAAAATTTAGTTTATAAATTAGATTCTGTTGAGGCATTTGAACAACATCTTGTTAAAGGAATTGAAGTTGCAGGTTTTGAATCATTAGATTATCATAATAAGGCATATATTAAACTTATTTCAGTAAAAAACAATAAAAATAAAATTACAGCTCAACTTGAAATTGATGCTAATGTTAAAGGTTCAATTAAACGTAAAAAAATAACTGTTCATGATGGTGATGATTTATCTGAAGTTAAATTAACTAATCGTGATATTTATAATGGTTATACTGTTGATGAAATATATTGTGGGGAAGGAAATGAATATGTGTCATTTACTCCTAAGGATTTAATTTTAAAAATAGGTCAATCTGTAGGTGATGTTGATGATTTAACATTAAAAAGAGCACAAATTAGAAAAACTATTGAAGAACATTTTGATAAAGAATTAATATTGAATAAACGTGGAATTAAAGTATTAAGTTTATTTTTCATTGATAAAGTAGCAAATTATAGACAGTATGATAAGGATGGGAATCCAATTAAAGGTCCTTATGCTAGAATCTTTGAAGAGGAATATAAGAAAGTTATTAAAAAACCTAAATATAGTACTTTATATAATGATATTGATTTAACACTTAAAGCAGAAGAAGTTCATAATGGTTATTTTTCAGTAGATAAAAAAGGTAAAGTTAAAGATAGTCATGAAACCAAAAAAGGTAAATTAAGGGCAAATAAAGATGATGAATCCACATTTAATTTAATAATGAGGGATAAAGAAAAATTATTGAGTTTTGATTCTCCTCTTAAGTTTATTTTTTCACATTCTGCATTGAGGGAAGGTTGGGATAATCCTAATGTTTTCCAAATTTGTACTCTTAATGAAACTTCCTCAACTATGAAAAAACGTCAGGAGATTGGTAGAGGTTTAAGGTTATGTGTAAATCAAGAGGGTGAACGTATACATGATGATTCTATTAATATTTTAACGGTTATGGCAAATGAAAGTTATGAAGATTTTGCTAAATCTTTACAAAGTGAAATGGAAGAGGAAACAGGTATTAAATTTGGTGTTATTGATGAGTATGCATTTGCACATATTTCTATGGAAAATAATAAAGGTGAAGTTAAACCTATTGATAAACAAGGTTCATTAGAACTTTTTAATCATTTTAAACTTAAAAATTATATTAATGGTAGAGGTAAAGTTCAGGATGCTTTAAAAGTAGCTGTTAATAAGGGTACTGTTGATGTTCCTGAAAAATATGCTTCAATTAAAAATCAGATTGTTGAAGTTCTTTCAAGCCGTACTAAAAAACTTCCAATAAAAAATGCAGATAAGAAACGTAAGGTTAAGGTTAACAAAAGAGTATTTTTATCTGATGATTTTAAGGAGTTTTGGGATAAAATAAAACATAAAACATCTTATTCCGTTGATTTTAATACTGATGAATTGGTTGATAATTGTAGTTCTGCATTAAGTGAAGAACTTGATGTTAAAAAACCTAAATTAATTTATACAAAAACTGGTTTAACAATTGATGCTTCTGGTGTTAATGTAAATGAGGATGGTAAAATACCCTCTTCTGTGGTATATACTGAAGAAGAGGAGGTAGCACTTCCAGATATTATCACTTTCCTTCAAAACGAGACATATCTTACAAGAAAAACTATTGTAAATGTTTTAATTGAAAGTAAAACTCTTAATCAATTTAAAAGAAATCCTCAAGAATATATGGAGGAATCACTTAAAATAATTAAACGTGAAATGAACAAACTGTTGGTTGATGGTATTAAATATACGGAATTAGATGATTATTATTCACAAGAATTATTTACTAATGATGAACTTTTCGGATATCTTGAAAAGAATATGATTGAAAGTGAACGTTCTGTATATGATTATGTAGTATATGATAGTGATGTTGAAAAGGAATTTGCAGAAAATCTTGAAAGGGATCCGGAAGTCCTTATTTATACTAAACTTCCTGGATGGTTTAAGATTAATACACCAATTGGTGGATATAATCCGGATTGGGCGATTCTTCTTAATGATGATGGTCAGAAAAAAATGTACTTTGTAATTGAAACTAAAGGTAACACAGATTCTAGTTCTTTAAGACCTACTGAATCAGCTAAAATTAAATGTGGTAGGAAACATTTTGCAGCACTTAAGAGTGGTGTAAAATATGATGTAGCTGATAGTTATAAAAAATTTAAAACAAATTGTGTTTAA
- a CDS encoding site-specific DNA-methyltransferase encodes MIESKLDGKSEDVLSDNILKLREIFPEVFEESKIDFEKLELLLGENVDTGDERYNFTWPGKTDAIRESQKQSTGTLRPCVEESKDWDSTQNLYIEGDNLEVLKLLQKSYYGKVKCIYIDPPYNTGNDIIYKNDYKDNLKNYLEITGQTSKIKGDRESNGIKLSTNVESDGRFHSNWLNMMYPRLKLARNLLSNDGCVVLAIDHYELNNLIDICDEIFGEENKLGIITVVHKPEGRQHAKFFSASNEYMLVYSKNKNFVEFNKVVLSDNKLKEFKERDDMGRFKWKNFIRGDTTKNKKPKAFYPIYVSDDLTEITLNENDNYIKVLPIDNKGKERAWIVLPNRFNDKLSNNEIKAEIDKNTGKLNIFYKIREQQVLTTHWVDKKYNATANGTNVLKKLMGEKVFDFPKSIYLVEDILRIISSKNSIILDLFSGSGTTAHSVMDMNNKYDYNQKFIMVQLPYPSNNESEAFKAGYRNICEIGKERIRRAGDMIVEESGNSDLDIGFKVFKLDSSNLEKWDPDFDNLEQTLLSSQDNIKSDRCDLDLVYEVMLKYGLDLTLPVEKIDLSDNLVYSVGFGALLICLDDNITSDIAGDIIELQKDSEVTRVVFKDNGFASDSDKTNIKETLRTNGIEEFITI; translated from the coding sequence ATGATTGAGAGTAAGTTAGATGGTAAGTCTGAGGATGTTTTGAGTGATAATATTTTGAAATTAAGAGAGATTTTTCCTGAAGTTTTTGAGGAGAGTAAGATTGATTTTGAAAAATTAGAATTGCTTCTTGGTGAAAATGTTGATACTGGTGATGAGAGGTATAATTTTACTTGGCCGGGTAAAACTGATGCTATTCGTGAGTCTCAAAAGCAGTCTACTGGTACTTTAAGGCCTTGTGTTGAGGAGTCTAAGGATTGGGATTCTACTCAAAACTTGTATATTGAGGGGGATAATTTGGAGGTTCTTAAATTACTTCAGAAAAGTTATTATGGTAAGGTTAAATGTATTTATATTGATCCTCCTTATAATACTGGTAATGACATAATTTATAAAAATGATTATAAAGACAATTTAAAAAATTATTTGGAGATTACAGGTCAAACTTCTAAAATAAAAGGAGATAGAGAGAGCAATGGTATTAAATTGAGTACTAATGTTGAGTCTGATGGTCGTTTTCATAGTAATTGGTTGAATATGATGTATCCTCGTCTTAAATTAGCAAGAAATCTTTTATCTAATGATGGTTGTGTTGTATTAGCAATTGACCATTATGAATTAAATAATTTAATTGATATTTGTGATGAAATTTTTGGTGAAGAAAATAAATTAGGTATTATAACAGTTGTTCATAAACCCGAAGGTAGACAACATGCTAAATTTTTTTCTGCTTCAAATGAATATATGTTAGTTTATTCTAAAAATAAGAATTTTGTTGAATTTAATAAGGTTGTTTTAAGTGATAATAAGTTAAAAGAGTTTAAAGAAAGAGATGATATGGGTCGTTTCAAATGGAAAAATTTTATAAGAGGAGATACAACTAAAAATAAAAAACCTAAAGCATTTTATCCAATTTATGTTAGTGATGATTTAACTGAAATTACATTAAATGAAAATGATAATTATATAAAAGTTTTACCAATTGATAATAAAGGTAAAGAAAGGGCATGGATTGTATTACCTAATAGATTCAATGATAAGTTATCTAATAATGAAATAAAAGCAGAAATAGATAAAAATACTGGTAAATTAAATATTTTTTATAAAATTAGAGAACAACAAGTTTTAACAACTCATTGGGTAGATAAAAAGTATAATGCAACAGCTAATGGGACTAATGTTTTGAAAAAGTTAATGGGAGAAAAAGTATTTGATTTTCCTAAATCTATTTATTTGGTTGAAGATATACTAAGAATCATTTCAAGTAAAAATTCTATTATTTTAGATTTATTTTCAGGTTCTGGAACAACTGCTCATTCTGTAATGGATATGAATAATAAATATGATTATAATCAAAAATTTATAATGGTTCAATTACCTTATCCATCTAATAATGAGTCTGAGGCTTTTAAGGCAGGTTATAGGAATATTTGTGAGATAGGTAAAGAGCGAATTCGTCGTGCTGGTGATATGATTGTTGAGGAGTCTGGTAATTCTGATTTAGATATTGGTTTTAAGGTGTTTAAGTTGGATTCTAGTAATCTTGAGAAGTGGGATCCTGATTTTGATAATCTTGAGCAGACTTTGCTTAGTTCTCAGGATAATATTAAGTCTGATAGGTGTGATTTGGATTTGGTTTATGAGGTTATGTTGAAGTATGGTCTTGATTTGACTTTGCCTGTTGAAAAAATAGACTTGTCAGATAATTTGGTTTATTCTGTTGGTTTTGGTGCTTTGCTTATTTGTCTTGATGATAATATAACTTCTGATATTGCTGGGGATATAATTGAGCTTCAGAAAGATTCTGAAGTTACTCGTGTCGTATTTAAGGATAATGGTTTTGCATCTGATTCTGATAAAACTAATATTAAAGAAACTTTAAGAACTAATGGTATTGAAGAATTTATAACAATATAA
- a CDS encoding ornithine cyclodeaminase, nickel-pincer nucleotide-dependent — MFKREIELSGHIIDSNILPKTFDIIMDRGGDFDTVDIQVGKNKTDISRAKLIVYAESIEKLNQILDELSAIGVSIAGIEEVNLEESPADHVLPERFYSTTHHTTHVLYKGNWLVVKDIEMDCAIVIDEEKEEAYCRPLGAIKKGDKIVVGIEGVKVSTPEKPRGKTNNFEFMNSEVSSEKPLMSIVEDIADEVKKVKARGGKIAFVGGPAIDHTGANKVVAKLIKEGYIDVLFAGNALATHDIEIALYGTSLGIDVETGEIVTNGHSHHMRAINTINRSGSIKEAVEDGTLKSGIMYELIKNDVPYVLAGSIRDDGPLPDVITDSQEAQNEMRKYVQKIDMVFMVATMLHSIAVGNMLPSRVSSVCVDVNPSTVTKLADRGSAQVLGVVTDVGAFLPVLYDELHKDDED; from the coding sequence ATGTTTAAACGTGAAATAGAACTTTCAGGTCATATAATTGATTCAAATATTTTACCTAAAACATTTGATATAATTATGGACCGTGGTGGAGATTTTGATACTGTAGATATTCAGGTTGGTAAAAATAAAACCGATATATCCAGGGCTAAACTAATTGTATATGCAGAATCAATTGAAAAATTGAATCAAATTCTAGATGAACTTTCAGCTATTGGTGTATCAATTGCAGGAATAGAAGAAGTTAATTTAGAAGAGTCACCAGCTGATCATGTTCTTCCGGAAAGATTTTATTCTACTACTCACCACACAACTCACGTCTTATATAAAGGTAACTGGTTAGTTGTAAAGGATATTGAGATGGATTGTGCAATTGTAATCGATGAAGAAAAAGAAGAGGCATACTGCAGACCATTAGGTGCAATTAAAAAGGGAGATAAAATTGTTGTTGGAATTGAAGGTGTTAAAGTTTCTACACCTGAAAAACCAAGAGGAAAAACCAACAACTTTGAATTTATGAACAGTGAAGTTTCATCTGAGAAACCTTTAATGAGTATTGTTGAGGATATTGCAGATGAGGTTAAGAAGGTTAAAGCTCGCGGGGGAAAGATTGCATTTGTAGGTGGACCTGCTATTGACCATACAGGTGCTAATAAGGTTGTTGCAAAATTGATTAAAGAAGGTTATATTGATGTATTATTTGCGGGAAATGCACTTGCAACACATGATATTGAAATAGCATTGTATGGTACCTCATTAGGAATTGATGTTGAAACAGGTGAAATTGTTACAAATGGTCATTCTCATCATATGAGGGCTATTAACACAATCAATCGTTCAGGTTCTATTAAAGAAGCTGTAGAAGATGGAACCCTAAAAAGCGGTATAATGTATGAGCTTATTAAAAATGATGTACCTTATGTACTTGCAGGTTCTATACGTGATGATGGACCTCTTCCAGATGTTATAACCGATAGCCAAGAAGCACAAAATGAGATGCGTAAATATGTACAAAAAATAGATATGGTATTCATGGTTGCAACCATGTTACATTCTATTGCTGTAGGTAATATGTTACCTTCCAGAGTAAGTAGTGTATGTGTTGATGTCAATCCATCCACTGTAACTAAACTTGCAGATAGAGGTAGTGCTCAAGTTCTTGGTGTTGTAACTGATGTAGGTGCTTTCCTACCAGTTTTATATGATGAACTTCACAAGGACGATGAGGATTAA